TGGACGACTACTCTATCCAGAAAGAAAGTGCACGTATCTTGCACGATAATCTTCTGCGTGACGAGCGGCTCGCGTTGCCACCTTCCTTCACCGAGAGCGCGCGGagaaaattacttttattggCGACCCGAAGCCATTCATCCCCACGCCTTGCAAGATCACCGAATCTGCCTCTTCCTTGACTGCTCTTctagcggcggcggccaatGCTGTCGCCGCTAATCGTTATGGTATTGGATACCAAAAAATCGAAGCCAACACGTAAGTGATACACTGTTTCGTCGAGTTGAGTAAGGGGGGTGTATGATCGGGACTGATTAGGGATAGGGATCTTGCATCTATCTTCTTGGAATCTGTTCTTCTCCCAACGGTCAACGGCAAGTCGTTTCTTGAGCACCCGCAGATCATGTCTGAGGTGAAGAAGGGAGACTTGTATGACCTGAACATACCTATCCACGTCGCGGCCACGAATGTCTATAAGACGAAAGATGGCCTCTTTTATCACCTTCACGGATCCATGAACCCTGTACCAACAATGAGTATGCCTGGCATTGAAAAGCAAGATGCCACTAGAGACGAGGCCATTCAGATCTATGCAGAGAAAGTGGCTCAGTATGACGCAAAGTTTCTCGAAGACAAAGCCAACGATGAACTCCGACAAGCTGGGGTGACCTGCCTTACCCCTGACGAGTTCTTCGCCTCCGATCACGGCAAAATCATCAGCGCAGAGCCTTTGTGGAACAAGACAAGCCTGCCCGCGCCGCGCAGCACCTGGCCAGCACCTGATCTCGAGGGATTTAAGCCTCTAGCAGGCATTCGTGTCATCGACTTCTCGCGAGTTATTGCGGCCCCGGTCATCTCTGAACTATTGGCTGTCTTGGGTGCAGAAGTGATCAAGGTAACGAACGAAAACCTTCCTGATCTATCCGCTCTCTGGGTCGACCTTAGCACCGGCAAGAAAGACACAAACATCGACATGAAGACTGCAGAAGGCAAATCTACGTTTGCAAAACTCGTTGAGGGGGCTGATGTTCTTATCGACGGCTACCGACCAGGAGCATTGGCACGGCTTGGTTTCGATTCAGACAGCTTGCGCAAAATCAACCCGACTCTCATCTACACACGAGAAAACTGCTACGGCTTCAAGGGTCCTCTGGCTCACCGGCCTGGGTGGCAGCAAATCGGCGATTGTCTAGTGGGCATCTCGTGGCTTCAAGGCCAGTTCATGGGGTTGGACGAGCCAGTTGTTCCATTGCTACGTAAGTAACCCACACGCCTTTTGTCACTTGATCAAGTCGCTCACAGCATCCCTAGCCAATTCCGATTACCAGGTTGGCCTGGTTGGCGCTATCGCCATTTTTCAAGCCTTGTTGGAGCGCACTCAACAAGACGCAACGTACAACATTGATGTCAGCTTGACACAGTACAACATTTGGTATTACAGGCTCGTGCAGTACAACGAGCTGCAGTGCAAGGACCTTTTGTCTCGTAACCAAGGTTTCCATGTCAGGCATTTTGATGAGATGCAGACGTTGCTTGTCAAAACCAATGCAGCTATCAAAAAGGCCCAGCAGGATATTTTTGAACACCCAGAGTACTTTTGGAAGATATCTGGAAGGGAATGGGGTACTGAAGATGACATCTCTGTTCTAGCTCCGGCGTTCAAGCTCGAGAAGTCATGTCTAGAGTATCTGATCCCGTCAGGGTCACGGGGAAGGTCGAGACCTGAGTGGTAGGCTTGGCTGACCTGGGTGTTTGCGAGATTATGATACAGAGATAGGAAGGCATATATCATATCATCAGCATAAATGGGGCTCATTATTGTATAGTGCATGCAAGTCTAGATGATTGTGTAAGCGTgtgagaaagaaaaaagaagggCTCGTCCACGCTGCTTTACTAAACGCTGGACTATATCGCCATTGTAAATCTCGGGAAACAACATGAGCCATACTAATAGAACATAGTCACCGAACCACGCTGGTATTAAAACCCAGTGGATCGAGCATGGCAACTCAGAATAAGACTGTCTGGCTATTGGCACCCATTGTCATCATGGCCTAACAAGAttgcaaagcaaagcaacgCGGGGCTAACCTGTACTGAAGAGCGGCACGCTCTCATGCAACCCCCCGGCTGGTTTCGTGTGAATTACGAAATAGCTCTTTAAATCCGTTTTCCACTAACTAGTACCCCCGAGGCATGGTCTGTTGACGGAGTCCAAGAAGAGTCCGAGTCCGAGCCTTTCTCCGAAAGCTAAAGTAGCCTGACTTGGCGCTCGAGGTGTGTCAGAAATTTCCCTGTCAGAAATGTCTCCCTTGTAGCTGACCCACTCACTCACTACCTGGCTTGGTGTGTTGAACTACCTAGTGCTTGCAACCTCGGACCGGCTGTCCTCTCCTGCCTACAAGATGTGGCTCTAAGTGAGAGGAAGGCTTAGATCATGTGCGTCATTCCGCCTCCTCTTTTGGTTATGGCTTGTTGTGCGGTAGCCGCCTACGTCGTTTTTCGATTTCTTGGAGCATACGAGAAGTTGCTATGCTCCCTCAAACCATCTCATCATCCCTCCAAAATTAATAGTGTGGAGAGACCGGTATTCGAAGCCACGACAAGAGCCTCACAAAAACAAGTAGAGGTCTATGTCTTCAGTTTAGATGGCCTCACATGTGGTTCTTGTGTCACAGCACTTCGTAACACCATCGAGGAAGTCCCTGGTGTTCTTCAGGCATCTATATCCCTCGCCCTGCTCCGAGCTCGAGTCACAACCACCGTGGCAGTGACACAGACGACCATCAAAAACGCGATTCGGTCTGCTGGTTATGGCGCCGATTCCGCCCCTGTGTCTAACCCTCATGGCTGGGCCGGCCTTCTGTCCTCGATCCAGGCGCCATTGGACAACAGGAGGCGTAATGTTCTGGCTTGGCGACGTGCCTTCATAATCTCGGCCCTGGCGTCGCTGGTGATCCCTTTGATTCATTGTGTGTCCAGCATGCTGCACCTTGGGTCTGATCCCTTTATCGATCTCCTCCTATGTTTAGCCGTTGCTGCCAGTCTTGTGGCCAGTTCCGGTATTCATATCGAGTCAGCGCGTGCCATATGGCACCTGCATAAACCCGATATGTCGACGCTTGGCTCGCTTGGTATCCTGCTCTCACTGATGCAGGGGATTTCTCGGGGCTGCACGGATAATCAGGCTGGCACGTATCGTTTTTACCATCCTGCCTTGGATTCTATTCCGATCCTGTCTAGTTGCGTACTGGGCAGTCGGCTACTCAAGACTATCTTGACTCAGCGTAGCCTCGACTTCGGTTCGCCCTTAGTGAACCTGATTCCAGCTACGGTAACAGTCTGCCGTGATGCTAGCGGGGAGGATCCCATTGCGGAACCCATCGACATGGTCTCGCCCGGTGATCTTGTTGTCGTCTTCCAGGGACAGCACATACCTGCCGATGGCGTTGCGGTCAGCTCAGACTCAGTTCTTATCACCGAAGCCTGGCTTAACGGTTCAAACTTACCGCGAACGGTTCGTCTCGGCGATGCTGTGTTCGCTGGGTGCCGTGTCGAGCACGGGACACTGGTTCTTGCAGTCGAATCCTGTAATCTCTCCACACGGTTGGGTGCGATGTTGGAATCTGTCGTATCTGGGGAACTCAAACCCCAGGAATCGCGCATTGACCGTGCAACCAAGTACTTCACTACAGCCATCATTGTCTTTGCGGCTGCCGTATGTGCCGCACAAGGCTACTCTTTACCCGAAGGCAACTTGACGGAGATGCTTGGACGGGCATCGGGCATCATGTTGGCTGCATGCCCTTgtgccttgagcttgagtgTTCCCACTTGCAAGTTGCTAGCGACAGGTTTGTAGACACCAGTGCAACCGTTGAGTCAAATTGGTAATTAACGCTTTGATATAGTGAGAGCGTCAAAGGCTGGCATCCGGCTAGTTACCTCGTACAGTCGATTCAAGGATGTGGCAAGCGTCCGAACACTCCTCTTCGACAAAACAGGAACACTCACACACGGCGACCTACGCGTCCGATACGTTTCCCTTGCACCATATCCGTCACTTCAGAGCGCTCTCATCTGGAGAGCTATCTGGGAGCTGGAAAAGGATGTTCAGCATCCAGTCGCGCATGCTATTGTCCGCGAGAGCCTTCGGCAGATGGACAGCCTAGGTGCCCCGCCGCCCACAGAAACAACTCCAGACGCGCTCGTGTCTGAAGTGTTGCATGAGCTCGGTCGTGGGGTCCAAGGCACTGTGACTTCTACAATCTCGTCAAGTAAATGGCACCTAGCTATCGGGAGCCGCAAGTTCATCGAAACATTGGGCGTCCAAGTTGACTTTGCCAATATCCCTGCGGACTTGAGGTGCGCAGTTACCACCCCAGTTGTTGTGGCCATCAACGGAACGCAAGTCGGCGTACTTGTCTTCGAAGATGTGGTTCGGTCTGAGGCCATACCCGTCATAAAGGAGCTGAAGGAGATGGGCATCAACGTTGGCATGATCACGGGCGACAATGCTGCCTCCGCAACTGTGGTGTCGCGCCAAGTGGGCATAGACGCCGACATGGTTTTCGCCAACTCGCTACCACAGGACAAAGCAGAGGTGGTTGCCCGATTTCGTCGTCACGGGCCAGTCTTAGTCGTTGGAGACAACCTCAATGACCTTCCGTGTTTCATGTCAGCGTCTTTCAGTGTCTGCGTTTCTGACCGAGAGATGGCGTTTGGAGATTTCGATGCCGCAGATGCGACTCTAACTCCATTCACAACCGAAAACCGTAAGTCAGATCCGGAGTTTTTGAGACACATTCCCTTTCTCGTCTATCTATCACGGCGAACTGCTAGAGTTGTTTCGCAGAACATGTGGTGGGCAGCAGCTTACAACGGACTCTCACTCCTTTGGGCTTCAGGTATTATTGGTTCTACAAAGCCTTTGCCTTCGTGAGTGATATGTCATTGAACCCATTTTCTTTCTGAATACTCACTAACTCATCAAATTTAGTGTTTGGTTCAGCCTGGGCATGGGCTTCAGTAGTGCCGTTGTTCTCTTGAATAGTTCGAGGATTGGAAGGGAAAGCAATGTTTTGTCATTCTCTGAGTAGATATAGTTTGATTGATCAGGTTTTGCTTTAATACTCCACATATGTAGCGTCTATTGTTGACTATATATGTGCGAGTGATACGCGACTAGCAGTAGTTTTCATTGTGATATCAACCATTGTATCACGGAGTACCTAAAGTAATGAATTGAACATGATACCGTACAACCAAGAACccatattagtttttatgcAAATGGTGGTAGCTATCGAGGGTCCAATAGTAAACCACGAGCAGATTCCATGGATACTAATAGAAGCAAATGCCCTTCCTTCTGTATATCTAGCTAACACTACTTACGTGTCATAACCAAATAGCCACTATCCCCTTCTCTCACAGGTCCTCCGACCTTGGCCATATGTCCCTTTCCTATTGCATCCTCTACTGTCCCTTCAGGGGATCGTGCGGCCTCAGCTCTGTAAACGCACTGGATGAAAGGTCTTGCATGTAGACTCGCAACCAGTCAGGTAACACACGAACCCAAGGAGAAGCGGATGCGGTCGCGGGAACCAAAACATTCCTGGCATTCCCTCCGTAGAGAATCCCCGTGATTTTGTCCGCGAGGTAACCCGTTGTCATGCTCGACATGCCCGGCACGGACTTGATGCCCGTGAACATGTTAGTCTGGACGTGACTAGGCGATATACAGGAGACGCGCACGACAGTGGCTTTGTGAACGTGCTTGATCTCGCTATGAACGCCTTCATATATGGTGATGGCGGCTGCCTTGCTGGCCGAGTAGTCGGTCGCACCCGCGGTCGCCATGTGTCCGGTTTGCGAAGCAACAATGAGGAGATGTCCATGGTTTCGAGCCACCAGGGCGGGAAGAAAAGTTTTTATAGTCCATATGAGCCCTATCGTGTTGACTCCAAATGTCCTTGCGAGTGATTTTTGGGTTAGTCGAGGGCATCAAACTCAGAATGGGGGGCACAAACAGCTCAATGTCTCGTTTAGTGGCCGCGAGAACCGGCTTGCCACGACACACGCCAGCATTTGCAACTATTACTGTGGGATCTCCGACCTCTCTAGTTGGTTGTTAGCTCCAGTACCCCAGGGGACGCGATGGCCGAGACTTACTCTCTGATCTTTCCAGCTGTAATCTGAAGTTGCTCGTAGTTCGTCAAATCGCACTTGTAATAGTGGATATTAGAGGCTATAGGCATTGTCAGTGAGCTCGGTGTAGTAAAGCAGGtgcttctcttttttttttcaatgACGTATCCGTCATACACATGATCAAAGAAAAAGCAGATGCTTCCATTAGGCCAACTTACGAGCCTTGTATGTCAAGGGTAGAACGTCTACCACGACAATCTTCGTGCCCCTGCTCGCCAGCTTCTGCACGGTTGCGCCGCCGATACCACCAGATCCACCAGTGACGAGAATGATTTCCCTCTTCCAGTCGAAAGACGCCTTGCTGCCGTGGTTAAGGGCTCGTTGAGTAAGGTATTTGTTGACAGCATACACAAAGCCAAGGCCAGAGACAACGACACATGGAACAACCCAGGGCTCTAAATTATAATCATGAATAATGTTCTCGGCCTTAGACACCAAAGAGTCGAAACTTGCGCCTGCTTGCGACATGGCGATGTGACGGAGGATGATCAGAATGAGTGAGATAGACAACAAACTTTTGCACTTTGTGAATCATCACGGCCTCTCGAAGCTAAGTTAAAGAATAAGGAACTCGAACTAAATGCTGGTAGAAGCAGCTAACTTCGC
This region of Fusarium falciforme chromosome 5, complete sequence genomic DNA includes:
- a CDS encoding HMA domain-containing protein, whose translation is MVSPGDLVVVFQGQHIPADGVAVSSDSVLITEAWLNGSNLPRTVRLGDAVFAGCRVEHGTLVLAVESCNLSTRLGAMLESVVSGELKPQESRIDRATKYFTTAIIVFAAAVCAAQGYSLPEGNLTEMLGRASGIMLAACPCALSLSVPTCKLLATVRASKAGIRLVTSYSRFKDVASVRTLLFDKTGTLTHGDLRVRYVSLAPYPSLQSALIWRAIWELEKDVQHPVAHAIVRESLRQMDSLGAPPPTETTPDALVSEVLHELGRGVQGTVTSTISSSKWHLAIGSRKFIETLGVQVDFANIPADLRCAVTTPVVVAINGTQVGVLVFEDVVRSEAIPVIKELKEMGINVGMITGDNAASATVVSRQVGIDADMVFANSLPQDKAEVVARFRRHGPVLVVGDNLNDLPCFMSASFSVCVSDREMAFGDFDAADATLTPFTTENRKSDPEFLRHIPFLVYLSRRTARVVSQNMWWAAAYNGLSLLWASGIIGSTKPLPSVWFSLGMGFSSAVVLLNSSRIGRESNVLSFSE